The window CAGCGACATCGCCATCGAGTTGATGCCGTTTTTCAGCATATCCAACTCGCCCAGCATGAAGCCTTCTACTCGACTGTCGAGCTGCCCTCGTCGTATCCGGTCAACGGTATTCACCATGTTGCGGATAGGGCCGGTCACGTCGCGCATCAGACGCCAGCCAAAAATTAATGCAATACCGATGCAAAACAGCATCATCACGGTTGAAATAAAGATTTCTTTGTACTGCTGTAGCCGCACCGATTTAAGATCTAACTCAAGCGCCACGTACCCCAGCATATTTTTTGTGTTTTTCGCGTCGCTGACTGCAGACTCATCCGGAGAATAACTTTCCGATATAATTGGGGTGCGCAGGATCATGATATCCCCCTGGCGGATGACGCTCAGTTTTCGGGGAAACGGCGCACCGGCAGGCAGCTGCATTTCTGATGGATCGAGATGGAAATTTGACGTGACGAACAGCCGATTATTTTCATCATAGACCGAAATCGCCCGCACAATTTCGGAATGGCGACGGTGCAGCACGCTGATAAGCTGGCCGATAGATTCCCGATTTTGTAGGTTCATGCCATATTCGCTGGAGACTGCGAGTGGCTCAATGATGCTGGCACCAGCATCTTCCAGTTGACGCTGCAAGTCGTTATAGCGATGCACAACAAAAAAGATACTGAGCAGCAAACCTATCAGGACGGTCGGTGCCAGGATCAGAATCATCATGCGAGCGCGCAGGCTGTAGTTGGTCATGGAGTTCCGTTATGGGACAATTAGGGTCACACTGTTAAATAGAGAAAACTCTCGTCGATGGCGCAATTCTACTCTGCAAAACGACGCGTGACGACGTGTCAGATCATAACCGTTACCGTCAATGACCTCGATCCTTTTGGTCAGGGCGTTGCTCGCCATAACGGGAAGACCCTGTTTATACCGGAATTACTGCCCCAGGAAAGCGCCGAGGTGGCAATTACCGAAGATAAAAAACAGTTCGCCCGCGCGCAAGTCAAACGTCGTTTAAACGGCAGCCCAGACCGTGAAGTGCCACGTTGCCCACACTTTGGCGTATGTGGTGGCTGCCAGCAGCAGCATGCCAGCATTTCTTTACAGCAACGTAGCAAAAGCGCGGCGCTGTCACGCTTAATGAAATGTGAAGTGTCAGAGGTTATTGCCGACACGCCATGGGGCTATCGCCGTCGTGCGCGTTTAAGCCTGAACTATCGGGTGAAAGAAAAGCAGTTGCAGATGGGGTTTCGTAAATCTGGCTCCAGTGACATTATCGACGTGAAGCAGTGCCCCGTTTTGGTGCCCCAACTTGAGGCGCTGCTGCCCGATATCAGGGCATGCCTGGAAAGTCTGCAAGGGTTACGCCATCTTGGCCATGTTGAATTAGTGCAGGCTGGCAACGGCACGGTGATGATTTTGCGCCATACGTCGCCGCTAAATACTGCTGATAAAGAAAAACTGGAATGCTTTTCGCATTCTCAGGGACTGTCTTTGTTTCTGGCCCCGCAAAGCGAGATACTGGAACGCGTTTCAGGAGAATCACCCTGGTATGACTCAAATGGGCTACGTTTAACCTTCAGCCCGCGCGATTTTATCCAGGTGAATGCTGGGGTAAATCAACAGATGGTTGCCCGAGCGCTGGAATGGCTGGATGTACAACCTGAAGATCGGGTGCTCGATCTGTTTTGCGGCATGGGTAACTTCACGCTGCCGCTAGCAACCCGTGCGGCAAGCGTGGTGGGCGTTGAAGGCGTGCCTGCGCTGGTGGATAAAGCCCGCGAGAACGCCCTGAATAACGGATTACACAATGTGACATTCTTTCATGAGAATCTTGAGGAGGATGTCACCCGGCAGCCGTGGGCAAAGAACGGATTTGACAAAGTTTTACTCGATCCCGCGCGTGCAGGTGCTGCAGGCGTGATGCAACATATTATAAAATTAAAACCGGGTCGCGTTGTTTATGTATCCTGTAATCCTGCTACGCTGGCTCGTGACAGCGAAGCGTTACTCAACGCGGGATACACCATTCAGCGACTGGCGATGCTCGATATGTTCCCGCACACCGGACACCTGGAGTCAATGGTCCTGTTTGAGCATAGGTAATGAATCTTATACCCACTGGATTTCGGCGCGCAGTAGCCTGAAACCCAATGGGTACGGCTTGTCGACTTCGACAGGCCAGGCCCCTTAAGGAGAGGACGATGGTTGCGGTAAGAAGTGCACATATTAATAAAGCTGGTGAGTTTGATCCCAAAAAATGGATCGCCAGTCTGGGGATCACCAGCCAGCAGTCGTGTGAACGCTTAGCCGAAACCTGGGCGTATTGCCTGCAGCAGACACAGGGGCATCCGGATGCGGAGTTGCTGTTGTGGCGCGGCGTGGAGATGGTAGAAATTCTCTCTATGCTGAGTATGGATATGGACACGCTGCGCGCCGCTATGCTTTTCCCTCTGGCGGATGCCAACGTGGTCAGCGAAGACATCCTGAGCGAGAACGCGGGGAAGTCAATCGTCAATCTTATCCATGGCGTGCGTGATATGGCGGCGATACGTCAGCTGAAAGCCACGCATACCGATTCGGTCTCTTCCGAACAGGTTGATAACGTCCGCCGCATGCTGCTGGCCATGGTCGACGACTTCCGCTGTGTGGTCATTAAATTGGCGGAGCGTATTGCGCACCTGCGCGAAGTCAAGGACGCACCAGAAGACGAACGTGTACTGGCGGCAAAAGAGTGCACCAATATCTATGCGCCGCTGGCCAATCGATTAGGTATCGGGCAGTTAAAATGGGAGCTGGAAGATTACTGCTTCCGCTACCTGCATCCGGACGAATACAAGCGAATCGCCAAGCTGTTGCACGAACGCCGTATCGACAGAGAACACTACATTGATGAGTTCGTCGGTCACCTGCGTTCAGAGATGAAAATCGAAGGCGTGAAGGCCGAGGTGTACGGTCGTCCGAAACACATCTACAGCATCTGGCGCAAAATGCAGAAAAAGCAGTTGGCTTTTGATGAGCTGTTCGATGTGCGCGCCGTGCGCATCGTCGCCGAGCGGTTACAGGATTGCTATGCCGCACTGGGGATAGTACATACTCACTATCGGCATCTGCCGGACGAGTTCGATGATTACGTCGCGAATCCCAAACCCAACGGTTATCAATCAATCCATACGGTTGTGTTGGGGCCGGGTGGTAAAACCATCGAAATCCAGATCCGCACTAAACAGATGCACGAGGATGCCGAACTGGGTGTCGCGGCGCACTGGAAGTACAAAGAAGGTACCGCTTCAGGTGCAGCGCGTTCGGGTCATGAAGACCGAATTGCCTGGCTGCGTAAGCTGATCGCCTGGCAGGAAGAGATGGCAGACTCCGGTGAGATGCTCGATGAAGTGCGTAGCCAGGTCTTTGATGACAGAGTTTACGTCTTTACGCCAAAAGGCGATGTGGTGGACTTACCGGCGGGCTCGACGCCGCTTGATTTTGCTTACCATATCCATAGTGATGTCGGTCATCGCTGTATTGGTGCCAAAATTGGTGGGCGCATTGTGCCGTTTACCTACCAGTTGCAGATGGGCGATCAAATTGAAATCATCACCCAGAAGCAGCCAAACCCAAGTCGCGACTGGCTGAACCCTAACCTCGGGTACGTGACCACCAGCCGTGGGCGCTCCAAGATCCATGCCTGGTTCCGCAAGCAGGATCGCGACAAGAATATCCTCGCGGGCAGACAAATCCTTGATGATGAACTGGCGCACTTAGGCATTAGTCTGAAAGAAGCCGAAAAGCATCTGCTGCCGCGCTACAACTTTAACGAGCTGGAAGAGCTGCTGGCGGCGATTGGCGGTGGGGATATCCGTCTTAACCAGATGGTGAACTTCCTGCAATCGCAGTTTAACAAGCCGAGCGCCGCCGAGCAGGATGCCGCCGCGCTGAAGCAGTTGCAGCAGAAAACGCATGCGCCACAAAACCGCCGTAAAGATGATGGTCGCGTGGTGGTTGAAGGGGTAGGTAACCTGATGCACCACATCGCACGCTGCTGCCAGCCGATTCCTGGCGATGAGATTGTGGGGTTCATCACCCAGGGGCGCGGTATATCCGTGCACCGGGCGGATTGCGAACAGCTGGTAGAACTGCGTTCTCATGCGCCGGAGCGTATCGTCGATGCGGTTTGGGGCGAAAGCTACTCGGCGGGGTATTCGCTGGTGGTCCGCGTCCAGGCGAACGATCGTAGCGGTTTATTGCGCGATATCACCACCATCCTCGCCAATGAGAAGGTGAACGTGCTGGGGGTTGCCAGTCGTAGCGATACCAAACAGCAGCTTGCCACCATCGACATGACCATCGAAATCTATAACCTGCAGGTGCTCGGGCGCGTACTTGGCAAGCTCAATCAGGTGCCGGATGTGATCGACGCACGTCGTCTGCACGGTAATTAATCATTTGTAAGCCGGATAAGGCGTGCCGCCATCCGGCAATATCACCATGCCCGATGGCGCTTTGCTTATCGGGCCTACGTTTTCAGGATCTTGTAATGAATCAAATCGACCGACTGCTCGGTATTATGCAGCGCCTGCGCGACCCGGAAAACGGCTGTCCGTGGGATAAAGAGCAGACTTTCGCCACCATCGCCCCCTATACCCTCGAAGAAACCTATGAAGTGCTCGATGCCATTGCGCGTGAAGACTTCGACGATCTGCGCGGAGAGTTGGGGGATTTACTGTTCCAGGTGGTGTTTTACGCGCAGATGGCACAGGAAGAAGGGCGCTTTAATTTTGATGATATTTGTGCGGCCATCAGCGATAAACTTGAACGCCGTCATCCGCATGTTTTTGCCGATGTTTCCGCCAGCAACAGCACTGAGGTGTTAACCCGTTGGGAGCAAATTAAAAGCGAAGAACGTGCGCGGAAAGCCCAACATTCCGCATTGGACGATATTCCCCGTAGTTTACCGGCGCTGATGCGCGCTCAAAAAATCCAGAAACGCTGCTCAAATGTTGGTTTTGACTGGAAGACGTTAGGACCGGTGGTCGACAAGGTTTATGAAGAGATCGACGAAGTCATGTTCGAAGCGAAGCAGGCCGTCGTCGACCAGGCTAAACTGGAGGAGGAAATGGGCGACCTGCTGTTTGCCACGGTCAATATGGCCCGCCATTTAGGCACAAAAGCCGAGACCGCATTACAGAAAGCGAACGAAAAATTTGAGCGACGTTTTCGTGAAGTTGAACGGATTGTTGCTGAACGCGGTCTGGAAATGACTGGTGTTGATCTGGAAACTATGGAAGAAGTCTGGCAACAGGTAAAACGCCAGGAAATTGATCTCTAAGGGGTTTCGTCGGTCAAGGGCGATTTGTGTGATTTTTTAAATAACAAGCGATTGATTTACGTCAAAAACATTTACCCCAAAGGGGCTATTTTCTCACTCCCGATGTTAATGTGAGCCTGGTGAAGAGGAGGAATAATGAAAGTTTGTGGCGCTCGCCATGTTCGGGTATACTACTTTCCCGTCTTGGTAATTCCATCGTTTCACCCTAACTTCTCAGGTCCAGCATGACAACGAACTATATTTTTGTGACCGGCGGGGTCGTATCCTCTCTGGGAAAAGGCATTGCCGCAGCCTCCCTGGCAGCCATTCTTGAAGCCCGTGGCCTCAATGTAACCATGATGAAACTGGATCCGTACATCAACGTCGATCCAGGTACTATGAGCCCAATCCAACACGGGGAAGTGTTCGTTACCGAAGACGGCGCTGAAACCGATCTGGACCTGGGTCACTACGAGCGTTTCATCCGCACCAAAATGAGCCGCCGCAACAACTTCACCACCGGTCGTATTTACTCTGACGTTCTGCGTAAAGAACGTCGTGGCGACTATCTGGGCGCAACCGTTCAGGTTATCCCGCACATCACGAATGCGATCAAAGAACGCGTTCTGGAAGGCGGTGAAGGTCATGATGTTGTTCTGGTCGAAATCGGCGGAACCGTTGGGGATATCGAATCTCTGCCGTTCCTTGAAGCGATTCGCCAGATGGCCGTAGAAATTGGCCGCGAACATACGCTGTTTATGCATCTGACGCTGGTTCCCTACATGGCAGCGGCAGGTGAAGTCAAAACTAAACCGACTCAGCACTCTGTAAAAGAGCTGCTTTCTATCGGTATTCAGCCAGATATTCTGATTTGCCGCTCCGATCGTGCTGTTCCGGCTAATGAACGTGCAAAAATTGCATTGTTCTGTAACGTCCCGGAAAAAGCGGTGATTTCTCTGAAAGATGTCGATTCTATCTATAAAATTCCAGGCTTGTTGAAATCTCAGGGGCTGGACGATTATATTTGTAAACGATTCAGCTTGAACTGTCCGGAAGCAAATCTGTCAGAATGGGAACAGGTTATCTACGAAGAAGCCAATCCGGCAGGCGAAGTGACTATCGGTATGGTCGGCAAGTACATTGAGCTGCCGGATGCCTATAAGTCAGTTATCGAAGCGCTGAAGCACGGTGGTCTGAAGAATCGTGTCACCGTCAACATCAAGCTGATCGATTCGCAGGATGTTGAAACGCGCGGTGTTGAGATCCTGAAA of the Citrobacter freundii genome contains:
- the rlmD gene encoding 23S rRNA (uracil(1939)-C(5))-methyltransferase RlmD — translated: MAQFYSAKRRVTTCQIITVTVNDLDPFGQGVARHNGKTLFIPELLPQESAEVAITEDKKQFARAQVKRRLNGSPDREVPRCPHFGVCGGCQQQHASISLQQRSKSAALSRLMKCEVSEVIADTPWGYRRRARLSLNYRVKEKQLQMGFRKSGSSDIIDVKQCPVLVPQLEALLPDIRACLESLQGLRHLGHVELVQAGNGTVMILRHTSPLNTADKEKLECFSHSQGLSLFLAPQSEILERVSGESPWYDSNGLRLTFSPRDFIQVNAGVNQQMVARALEWLDVQPEDRVLDLFCGMGNFTLPLATRAASVVGVEGVPALVDKARENALNNGLHNVTFFHENLEEDVTRQPWAKNGFDKVLLDPARAGAAGVMQHIIKLKPGRVVYVSCNPATLARDSEALLNAGYTIQRLAMLDMFPHTGHLESMVLFEHR
- the relA gene encoding GTP diphosphokinase; translated protein: MVAVRSAHINKAGEFDPKKWIASLGITSQQSCERLAETWAYCLQQTQGHPDAELLLWRGVEMVEILSMLSMDMDTLRAAMLFPLADANVVSEDILSENAGKSIVNLIHGVRDMAAIRQLKATHTDSVSSEQVDNVRRMLLAMVDDFRCVVIKLAERIAHLREVKDAPEDERVLAAKECTNIYAPLANRLGIGQLKWELEDYCFRYLHPDEYKRIAKLLHERRIDREHYIDEFVGHLRSEMKIEGVKAEVYGRPKHIYSIWRKMQKKQLAFDELFDVRAVRIVAERLQDCYAALGIVHTHYRHLPDEFDDYVANPKPNGYQSIHTVVLGPGGKTIEIQIRTKQMHEDAELGVAAHWKYKEGTASGAARSGHEDRIAWLRKLIAWQEEMADSGEMLDEVRSQVFDDRVYVFTPKGDVVDLPAGSTPLDFAYHIHSDVGHRCIGAKIGGRIVPFTYQLQMGDQIEIITQKQPNPSRDWLNPNLGYVTTSRGRSKIHAWFRKQDRDKNILAGRQILDDELAHLGISLKEAEKHLLPRYNFNELEELLAAIGGGDIRLNQMVNFLQSQFNKPSAAEQDAAALKQLQQKTHAPQNRRKDDGRVVVEGVGNLMHHIARCCQPIPGDEIVGFITQGRGISVHRADCEQLVELRSHAPERIVDAVWGESYSAGYSLVVRVQANDRSGLLRDITTILANEKVNVLGVASRSDTKQQLATIDMTIEIYNLQVLGRVLGKLNQVPDVIDARRLHGN
- the mazG gene encoding nucleoside triphosphate pyrophosphohydrolase gives rise to the protein MNQIDRLLGIMQRLRDPENGCPWDKEQTFATIAPYTLEETYEVLDAIAREDFDDLRGELGDLLFQVVFYAQMAQEEGRFNFDDICAAISDKLERRHPHVFADVSASNSTEVLTRWEQIKSEERARKAQHSALDDIPRSLPALMRAQKIQKRCSNVGFDWKTLGPVVDKVYEEIDEVMFEAKQAVVDQAKLEEEMGDLLFATVNMARHLGTKAETALQKANEKFERRFREVERIVAERGLEMTGVDLETMEEVWQQVKRQEIDL
- the pyrG gene encoding glutamine hydrolyzing CTP synthase, with the protein product MTTNYIFVTGGVVSSLGKGIAAASLAAILEARGLNVTMMKLDPYINVDPGTMSPIQHGEVFVTEDGAETDLDLGHYERFIRTKMSRRNNFTTGRIYSDVLRKERRGDYLGATVQVIPHITNAIKERVLEGGEGHDVVLVEIGGTVGDIESLPFLEAIRQMAVEIGREHTLFMHLTLVPYMAAAGEVKTKPTQHSVKELLSIGIQPDILICRSDRAVPANERAKIALFCNVPEKAVISLKDVDSIYKIPGLLKSQGLDDYICKRFSLNCPEANLSEWEQVIYEEANPAGEVTIGMVGKYIELPDAYKSVIEALKHGGLKNRVTVNIKLIDSQDVETRGVEILKGLDAILIPGGFGYRGVEGKIATARFARENNIPYLGICLGMQVALIEFARNVVGMDNANSTEFVPDCKYPVVALITEWRDEDGNVEVRTEKSDLGGTMRLGAQQCQLDDESLVRKLYGTPTIVERHRHRYEVNNMLLKQIEAAGLRVAGRSGDDQLVEIIEVPNHPWFVACQFHPEFTSTPRDGHPLFAGFVKAASEHQKRQAK